In Engraulis encrasicolus isolate BLACKSEA-1 chromosome 15, IST_EnEncr_1.0, whole genome shotgun sequence, the genomic window CTGACCTTTCTTGTCTTAAGCTCTCTGCAACTCGCCAATGCGACGGAGCCACCATAGCCCACCTCGACGACCGATAATCCCTTGCGCTCACCCCTGTCCCCCCGTCCCTCCTCCCCGTCTCCTTCACCTactccctcctcctgcttctcctctttCGCCTCGGGCTGAATTAATGACCGACGCCGCGTTTTTTAATATCCGACTTTATCCGCCCGAGTGCTGCCAATTTCAGTTCGTGGGCGTCAGGCCAGCTATGGAGGCTCACTTTGCCTGCACgcaaagatggtgtgtgtgtgtgtgtgtgtgtgtgtgtgtgtgtgtgtgtgtggtgtctctcaAAGGAAAGAGTGGGCACGATAAGatgatctgagagagagagagagagagagagagagagagagagagagagagagagagagagaaagaaagaaagaaagaaagaaaaagagagagaaagagagagagagagagagagagagagtgtgtatttgtgagagagagagagagagagagagagagagagatagagagagggagagagagagagagagagagagagagagagagagagagagagagagagagagagagacagaaaggaagaagagaggtggggagagcaGTTGATGGCGATGTGCTGGATAGCAGGAAGGGGGGGGATGATCAACACTGAGGAATTGGATGTGGCCACTCATGAAGCAATCTTCTTTCTAATGCATTCTCCCCTTTAAAGTCTTCATTTTTTTGGAAACCGATAGGATTTTTGCAGCAAAGGAACACAGCGTGGTaagctatattatttgaacacatCCCCTGGAAGCCATTTTAATTGAACAATCTGTGCACAGCGTTTCATAAGATCAAAACCTCAGAGACAGCAGGGTGCTGCTCAAACACATCGTAAAACGGCATAGGTGATATCTCCATAATGTCCAAGAGAGATCCAAGTCCAGGTCTTGTGTTATCTTAACTGTCACATTCTATCTAGTGGGTAGTCGGCTCCTCGGTACTGTAAGCATGATCAGGTCTCTTCGCTAGCACACACATGACCTCAAACTACGCAAGTTGGGCGAAATGTGTTCTCTGAATGTCAAATACACGGATTGCTTCAAGCCCATCATGACATGATCACAGCTTGAGATCTGAACGCTTTCTGTACCGCCGCTGTATGATGGCTACTAGATCAGAGATGGTGGAAAAGCAAGGGAGGCATTTAACAGGATAGAACCCCCATgtcaccccacccaacccccccgccCCAGGGAACTACCTACCAGCACAGTCAGTCATCTGATCTCATCAGTGTCTTTTTCTTGTAAAGGCTACGGGCATTTCCCCCCTCTTCCAACAATTCCTTTTTTTTTACACCGTCTCTGTCCCCATCCATTTCTCACCTCACATCCCTTCTCCTCAGGCCCACCACCAAAACAAGACAAAAGACCCTTATCAGGTCAAAACAGACTCCACGGGCTGTCAGTGAGATGAGTGAAGAGACGCTTATTTGAAGCATAGGACTCCAAAGtgagtaataataatgatacaaaaacCATAGCATAACATGGGGGTTATACACAGTGcaggccagggctggacttgggCAAAAAGTCAGGCAGGGCATTTCCAGCCAAGACCAGGCTGCTGCCACTGGAAGTTGTATAAATGGACGCAGCGCTCTTGTCTGAGCCATTTTGCCTGAATACTGAAATACTTTGCAAAGGTGGTTTGATGGGCCGttattacagtatacagtatagtgtAATCATCCACAGCAATCCTGAACTACTTGGCCTCATCGGAACGGCCAAAATGCTATACTGTTTCGGAGACTCTTGCATTAGCTGACTGTTACTAGGAGGAGGACTAGGCAAGAAAATCATCAacaggccaccgggcaaatgccctgtatgcactTTGGCCAATCCAGCAGTGGTGGTGCAGGCTATAGAGAGAGACGGCAGCTGATAAGAAGATGCTTCAGCAAAGACCCTATatttgaaacctgaagaccattCAATTCTGTCTTATAGCTCCCAAAGAaattaaagtgtgtgtatgtatgtgcttgaGGAAAtgaatgacagagaaagagagagtaagattgaatgagagagagagagagagagagagagagagagagagagagagagagagagagagagagagagagagagagaatgtgactgGGAGTCCACAAACGTGTGACTATTTCTGTGGACGACTACAGATCCAGGTATGGTGATGCAGTGTTCATTTTttatcagttaaaaaaaaaaaaaaaaaacaagacagaaagaaagaaagaaagaacacgtGGCATGTGAAACTTTATAACGAGACACCACAGAGAAAATGCAGCCCACAAACTCCCAGGCTCAGCATTACATTTCGCGCTGTGAAACCATCAGTGGCTTTCAGATGCATCAGCAGTGGAGACACagcactgaggaggagaggagaggacatgggagGATAAGAGGGCGCGCAGTAAAGGGAGAGACAACGGAGGCAGtggaggtgagatgaggagaggagatgagagaagaggagaggagatgagaggagaggagaggtgaagggggggtagagagaggagaggggtgagggggtgggaagagaaggatgagacacagcactggaggagaggagagtaaataggaggagatggggatgcaaagggaagggagagatggagagagggggttgCGTTGTGCACAGCCTCAggcgtgcagcagcagcagaggagaggtgacCAAGCCAGCAACAGCTCTGGAAAGCGTCTTCCAGAGAGAGTTGGAGGAAAGCagaggtgtgagagagtgagagagagagacagagaaagagaaagaaaaagacctgtggggaggaagagaaaaaaaaactgaccaTGCATgggagcaaaacacacacacaaacaaaaataacaaacaaaagggAGCGCtgcaatcctctctctctttctctttctgtctatccctttctttctctccctctctgggaaCATTCCAGAAGCCTCCCGCCTGCTTGTGTGGACAGAAAAGGCGCATGGTaaaaggagacacagagagagagagagagagagagagagagagtgtgagagtgtgagagtgtgagagtgtgagagtgtgagagagtgagagagtgcgagagagagagagtgcgagagagagagagagagagagagagagagagagagagagagcgagagagagagcgagagcgagagagagagagcgagagcgagagcgagagcgagagcgagagagaatgaagagacagagagagagacagatagacagagcgagagcgagagcgagagcgagagagagagagagagagagagagagagagagagagagagagagagagagagatattgtatacctgtaaacgtgtgtgtgcgtgtgtgtgtgtgtaactggtgggtggtgatgggtgggtgggctacacaGGACATTTTGTAGGCTCTTTCATCCCGACTCTACAACAAGGAAAGACAGCTAACTCTGCATTCCATCTCTGACTGGCAcagactgtctctctctgctaCATGTGCAAGAAGCTTCCAAGCCCCTCTCTCTATGACACGACACGACCCTCTCTCTGCGCGCCAGCTGTGTGAATGCCTGTGGCTTTGCCCACCACGGTTGGAGTATCTCTTCTTCAAGGAAAGCCTTTTCATggctgtgctgcgtgtgtgttgtgtgtatcctACCCCCAGGCTCAGTCCAATGTAGAGGACAAATCCTCAACATGGACTAGTACTACAAATCTAACTTAAagcaacctttaaaaaaaaggaaTAGTTTTTTTGTCTTCAACATTAATGTTTTCCCAAAATCATTTCAGTGGTTCACCAACTtcacttcaattcaattcttttattaagggatagccccttgggatgttccatctctttttcgagggggtccctaaCATGCAATGTGAATGGTGACTTCGGAGTTGTGTAATCGCACAGGACCCTCTCCTGGTAATTCTCTGACAGCCGATTGATTTTAACCTGGAACCTGGAAGACTACCAAAGATTGGACTACTTAGTTGAGAGTAAGCACAGTTGGGGACACCTTGAGTGAGGTTTTTAGAGGCAGTTTCGGCTCAGTACCTTTTCCAGCAGGAGTTTGACACAGGAGAGATGACCCTCGTAAATGGCAGAGAGCAGTGGAGTGATGCCGTGCTTGTCTGCAGCctatagggagggagggagagagagagagagagagagagagagagagagagagagagagagagacagaaagagacagaaagagacagaaagagacagaaagagacagaaagagagagacagcgttAGGTTcaacaagcaaaaacaaaacagcacaCAATAGGTTTGATTTAGAAACCTGCAGGGACCCTTTGTGTGTTTGCGGCCTCCTACGCAAAAATAAGGAGGTGCATCAGCCGTTTCCATCCTCTCTGCACAGGAGGAGGGtagtctctctcgcgcgcactcgctcgctctttccctctctctcactcttttttttttatttccgtcCTTTCCTCCCCGCTTATCTCCTCGATGAATTACCCAGGGAGAGGTGTGGATTTATCAGGCCATTTCAGAGAACGGCACTccttatctgtttgtgtgtgggggatgAGACTGGAAGAGGCAAGCAACAgcgctcgcacatacacacagtgagaGGGCACTCACATACCACACTTTATTTAGCAAAGGAggcttgtttatttgtgtgtgcgtgtgtgtgtgtgtgtgtgtgtgtgtgtgtgtgtgtgggggagagggcATTGTCTGGCTAGACTTTCTCCATAGACCAGAACCTTCACTCCCCCTGTCCGCATATTGATGATGGGTGATGgaaggtggaggggtgggggcacTTGAGGCCGATGATAAACAAGCATACGCACAGAAATCAAGAGCTGGAACAGGAGGATGACAGTAAgagcacacaaaagacacacaaatacagaccagaccagaccaggcgAGGCCAGGCGagacagtcagagacagacaCCATGACAAACTCAACACAATACAGAGGACACAGAGCTGGAGAAAAGAGGGACAGAGCAAcaaaggagacagaggaggagaaggagaaacaaGTGACAGAAGACTGATGTGTGAAAGGATGAAAAATAAAGATATAAACAACTCAATGGCCTGACTCACACAGGTACAAATCCCCGAACATCACCCCACAacaccccccaaccaccaccactaacacaggatgcgcacgcacgcacgcacacacatacacgcgcgcactcacacacacacacacacacacgcccaaaatGTGTTAAAACTACAGCACAAAGACCACCTAGAGGCTTCGTaatgtgtgcattgtgcatgtctgtgtttgagagagaatatatatatatgtattcttCTTTTTGTTAAGTAGGTGCTACAACTTCCAAATCATGGCAAAAAGGAACTTATCAGCGTTTCCTCTGCTGCAGAGGCACAGAGGAgggatacaaaaaaaaaaaatctcaaaatggtATCTGGGAGATTAGTGCCAAATAGCAGTCGTAAAAAAAGCCACTTCCTCAGCTGATATGGAAATCATCTCTGGTGTGGCCCGCAGTACAGTCAGTCTCTCCCTGAAATCAAGCGGAGCAGTAGTAGTCTCATACCAACGAGTTGAAACAGAACACCTCATGACATGAGATGCACACGCTTTATGGCTTGGTCTGATTAGAGCACGTCAGAGATGTCTGGGCACGTCCGCATTCAGGGAAGTATTTCCCTAGCCTAGTAGAGCAGTCTGTACAACTAGCCTATACTTCACTCCTCCTGCACTAACTTTTCATACAGAGTGAGCGTCTGGCTGTGCCGCAATGAGAAATACTGTGtactgcaatgcattacatttctactgaaaacaaagcaaatgtttcatcagtcatgatgaggcaatacaagtagtcagatactgagcaacaatttattggctgttttctgtatcagtcttgcagttttcaatgatttgaagttcttttatttaatttaacattaatttgctcccgaaatatcaatGGAAGtatttgaaactttaaaaaattgctgcatcgattctggaacttgccgcattgaattggatcgcccatgtccagcattgcattgcatcgctcaatcaattattgttgacaccactactgactACCACTATACGGTAgataaaaataatgtgcaaattaAGTGTGTCAGTAAGCTTAAAGCCACTCCTACTGGGGAGTACTTTGTAATCAAGGGGGCCACTTAAACAATAGATTCCTCCCACCTTCTCATAAGCCAACAGTCTCAGCCTGACCCAGCTAATTCAGCAAAGGAGGTTACGTTGTTATTGTTGCATGCATTCTTCTTCCTCTGAGGCCTGCCTGTCTGTAAGTTTGATTGCAACTCAAAAGCTCTTGTCGAATGTTGACGGTATTATTCTAAAATTGGCAGTATAAGTTAGTAGGAGCTACTTATTTTTCCCGTTCCATGCATCAGAGCTAGAGCTAGACCCGGTAAGGAACGGCCATGAATCAAGAAAAACCTAATTCAAAATCAGTGGCTTCTACTATATGCTGGTGGCACCGTCCCTCTAGAGACCaaccgatatgggtttttctaaggccgatgccgataccgatatttgGCGGTCAGATATGCTATCGTAATATACTTGCTAAAAATGCATGCTAAAAATGCTTTGCTAATGAATAAAATTTCACTTAGATTGTCCGTTACTATATTTTAGAGCGAAACTTCACGCTGGCGGTCACCAGAATTGATCATTTCAAGTAGATAGCCTGCAGATGACTTAAAATCGGTGCGGCCAAATAAGAAGATCGGCCAATGCCGATttattaaaaaatagcaaaaatcggccgatTAAATCGGTCGGTCTCTATGTCCGTCCACTGCTCCCATTTTAGATGAAAACTGACTCCATGACACTATTTGCCGCAACTCAATAACCCACTCAATACCAAGGCTTTTGAGGGCCCTTTCCTCCGTTTCAATCCtggagtagttactgcactttgcctttgtagggcagacttGTTTAGCGGAGACAATGAGACCTCTGGATTATTACACTAAAAGGATTACAACCAACACCCAAGGTCAGTTGTACCTGACTCACTACCACCTGACCACCTTTgtcttatatatacagtacatccccccaccccaacccccaccaccgcccACCCAAATGTGCTTACGGCACAATCACAACACACCACAGCTTAAGCATCTTGAGCACACCCACTGATATTGTGTACCGCAGTCACGGTTCCCAAAGTGGTGGGCGGTGGGATGTCCTAACAATAATATATTTCTGGACATTCCACAGGCTGATCCCATCAAATTTTGCAATGTTACTTAATTAATGTGAAGTGTGAACTGTATGTGACATGGTTAAACTAAAACATTGTAGTTGTTTATTGTTTGAAAATCATTTTAAGTTTATATGACAGTCTGGAGTCTCCTTTTAGAAAGTGAATGTACTGACTAGTTTTGTGTATTAAGTTGTGATTTTGAGATTTGGTGGGAATTATTCGAAAGTGGGCCCTGGTATTTGGAAGGTTGGGAATGgctggtgtacagcatgtatggtatggtatggacctctcgctctctcaaaaAAGGCAGACATTTTCGTGTGCAGGCCGTAGAAGAGAAACAGGTCTTTacgcttaagggggattcatacttgtcgtgactggcgctaccctccttcatacttcactcgcgacctcactcgcgccgtcacgtgactcaaaatgacgtcacacgccgtggcgcgagctgccgtggcgcgacgtcgtgcaccccacattttttgtaacttgtcgtgcgccaccagcgaccacgcaggtaggcagacaaagcaggagttgcgaagagaggctacaactactgtaggctactacagaatggatcctgtatcattttgaggataataaaatgtcctagagagttcttttatcttctctcttaaatgttgttcagtgaaacaattgtttactttgttcagaagcacgttgtgttcggcgatctatttataaattctgctgccagaacaatgctctcacatggtcttggaatgatctggcaatgtaggctacaacaaaaaatatatgtttcaatgtggtaagtcacaagtcagacgttcagtagccctacagcagccgtgtttggctttctattttatacatccgtagaactcacgctgcgagttgcgaaaaatactgccgtttctctcatgaacagcagagggcacttccgacaatgcgagcgaaagcgcttctgaagtatgaatagtctgtcgcaagtgatgacgtcattaatggttctcgcgccacacgcgccaaagtgcgcacgtgaagtatgcagagccctttacggTCAATCACAGGGTGCTTGTTAAAAACCTGCCGGGGGGTCGTGGTGCCTGGGAGGAGGTCAGACAGACCGCAGGTGGTGGAGCACACAGCAGAGCCTTTGTCAGCAGGCTGCCACACACCTAGCGAACAGGCAAATGAGGAGGCAAATGGGCAGGGTGGGAAAGGCCTCGggggacagggccggattaagacggccAGGCTACAGGCCAGGCTTCAAGTAGGCCTCCACAGAAAGGGAAATTCGGAAAcgcaataaataaatgaataaatgactaaatcaatcagtcagtcaaaCTATGAAAACTGTGCCTCACTTTGCCACAAAACCGTGCGAGTCTTCTGAGAAGGATAACGTGTTTGCCCTGGATTGACAACAAAAGAATATAACAACATAATCAAATGGAATTTACTCAATACCTCAATAATTCTTGTCACAATTCAATTCAGAAATAAATGGTTTCTGGTTTCCTTTGCCCAACTGGGGCCGCCTGGTATGTGAGGGCCCCTATGCTGCATTCATATCaagttaatccagccctgctcggAGGGTTAGTAGGAGTGACGATATACGCACATGTGGTGCGTTGACATAAGGAGGgaatgcatgcgtgtttgtgtatgctttGTCAGAGGGCTCCTAAATGTTAAAATGCTGTGGAacatgttttgtatgttttgCATATAGAGCTCCTTAAGAtgacaccaggtgtgtgtgtgtttgtgtgtgcggttaAAATAGGACTCTTAGGGAtggcatggggtgtgtgtgtgtgtgaggtgaatgATGGAAAAGGCTCTTACATTGACATCGGCCCCCCTGGAGACAAGAAACTCGACCACCTCACGATGGCCGCAGTCGGCGGCATAGTGCAGAGGCTTCCTCCCGCCTTCCAAGGTCCGGTTCACATCTTCATCctacaacagacacacagacacagacacagacacaccttgtCAGTAACTGGCTATCTGGGACTTAACATTACCTGGAAGGAAGAGGTTATAACTCAGACattaacatgcacacactgtcAGTTACAGTGACCACATTGTGCCAGAGAGCCACTCCATCCTCCTCTGACTTTGCTCGCTGTGGTTTTACCTCGAACTCACACCTTTCTCCCTTCACCGTGTGAAAGTTACAGAGAAGAGGAGCCATGTACACCGACTCACACTCCAGCCATGGGTATAGCCGAAACCGTAAACTCACACTTATCTCCTCTCACGGCACTGCAATGCCCCCCACACTTAACTCTTTTACCTCGTACAGTCTTTTTCATAGGGCCCACCTATTTCACCCAGCAATGATACTTGCATAAAATGTGTTAGTCGGGTCAGGCCACTGTCAGAGAACATGCGACTGCCATCGTTGGAAAGGCTACGTTGTGCAGTTTCGTATGAAATTTTTGGTAAAACAACAAACAAGCAAAATGTAATTTGAATTACattcacaataaaaaaaaaaaacttttctggggacctagtcaaggagCCAGTGGTAGATGTTTGTCATCACCTGTGCAACAAGTAACATTTGGCAATATCTAAAACCCTGGTAGCATCACAGTGTCACATAAGCAATTATCAAAAAACTACATTGTAAACACACCAGCATTttctacaaaaaacaaacaaatgacagACCAACTACATGTCTATGTGCgtctctgtgcatgtctgtgtctggtaGAGTTTTCTGGATCATGACAAGCGTGTCAGCCATCAGTATTAGACAGACAACCCCATTGACCACATCATTTGACGTTGGTTTTGCTGCTTCAGTGCACCTACACctcatgcgtgtttgtgtacttAGGCGCATCACCATAGACCACTAGAACCCGGCTA contains:
- the mtpn gene encoding myotrophin yields the protein MGDKELMWALKNGDMEEVKSLVKDEDVNRTLEGGRKPLHYAADCGHREVVEFLVSRGADVNAADKHGITPLLSAIYEGHLSCVKLLLEKGADKERKGPDGLSAFEAAESSDIKALLK